In Candidatus Polarisedimenticolaceae bacterium, a genomic segment contains:
- a CDS encoding GNA1162 family protein — translation MRTSWTARATAVLIVFGVSACSSHRKAEVTFHDPKMDFSLVQKVGVLPFTNLAQTPAAGERVRDVFSTMLQAGGSIYVLPPGEVARGIDRAGLTKPQTPTAEDCTNLGKLLQVDAVITGVVREYGEVRSGTASANVVSISVEMMETQTGRVVWSAASTRGGVSAADRLFGGGGEPMDEITTEAVRDLLDKLFK, via the coding sequence ATGAGAACGAGCTGGACGGCACGCGCGACGGCGGTCTTGATCGTGTTCGGGGTCTCCGCTTGCTCGTCCCACCGGAAGGCCGAGGTCACCTTTCACGACCCGAAGATGGACTTCAGCCTCGTCCAGAAGGTCGGCGTGCTCCCCTTCACGAATCTGGCCCAGACGCCTGCGGCCGGGGAGCGCGTCCGCGACGTTTTCAGCACGATGCTCCAAGCGGGGGGCTCGATCTACGTCCTCCCTCCGGGTGAAGTCGCGCGCGGGATCGACCGAGCGGGGCTCACCAAGCCGCAGACGCCGACCGCCGAGGACTGTACGAATCTGGGGAAGCTGCTCCAGGTCGACGCCGTGATCACCGGGGTCGTCCGGGAGTACGGTGAGGTGAGATCGGGAACGGCGTCGGCGAACGTCGTCTCGATCAGCGTCGAGATGATGGAGACGCAGACCGGCCGCGTCGTCTGGAGCGCGGCCTCGACGAGAGGCGGCGTCTCCGCGGCCGACCGGTTGTTCGGCGGCGGCGGTGAGCCGATGGACGAGATCACCACCGAGGCGGTCCGTGACCTGCTGGACAAGCTCTTCAAGTAG
- a CDS encoding fused MFS/spermidine synthase: protein MTPLLYLLVFFSGAAALIYEVAWVRSLSLVFGGSHLAVTVVLSVYMGGIALGGWLLGRRAESATRPLRLFGLLELGIGISAVAVLGLLMAYPFLYEPLARLAETDRAWLTFLRTLFSSAALLVPTTLMGGTLPALERAAPGRLAAIYGINTLGAVAGALGSGFLLLPVLGVRATIFAAVATNAAVGLAAIALAARFRTGVAAPSHALAELELTPVVVGIGVSGFCALGYEVLWTRMLTLVLGTSVYAFTIMLAAFLFGIGLGSHAEAWFKARPLRAFGIVQLVIGVSALGVTFLMRDLPSHAVRLQGAFSGTVSTEFAARQAASFAIAFATMSVPAFFMGVAFPLAAENAPVRRVLTVNTVGAILGAAASGFVLIPAFGIERALQMLVTVNLGVGAVVLTHAWRGRPAARAATLATAAVVAALAIVPGWGRAWNEKYFAIFRNTQRNAFDSAERIEDALENTDVLYYAEGANEIISVIQPRGGWQSFIVNGRPEATTSPMDMQCQRTLGHLPMLLHPHPRRVFVLGTGTGMTLGATSVHPGVESIVLAEIEPKALVAARTFAAWNHRVLDDPRLRIVLNDGRNYLATTAETFDVVTADPIHPWSGGAAYLYTAEYFRTVARHLNPGGIACQWLPIYELTPADLAMVVRTFTESFPHTMIWLTHYDAEIVGANAPIVLDEEALARRLAVPAVAQDLAAVEMGTVDDFLSFFLAGDRGARAFAAAGRVNTDDNLALEFSAPRSMGVAEIMGDNVRALAAIREPVPVPGATRLDEAAKLYDPAHALFLWGESDGAPFQELQAKLATSFPEYAPFRFLEREERARLAAIPRAIDEATFRVRTPVGATRTLTVSAVTMRIGERRAVAMFVDNETHTIFGQRYFDGSAETLDRDVAGFAGTTLGDFRASYARLGDVPAEAAVVDAFKSRLR from the coding sequence ATGACGCCTCTCCTCTACCTCCTCGTGTTCTTCTCGGGCGCGGCCGCGTTGATCTACGAGGTCGCCTGGGTGCGATCGCTGAGTCTGGTGTTCGGCGGCTCGCACCTCGCCGTGACGGTCGTGCTGTCCGTGTACATGGGAGGCATCGCGCTCGGAGGATGGCTCCTCGGCCGCCGTGCCGAGAGCGCCACGCGTCCGCTTCGGCTCTTCGGCCTCCTCGAGCTGGGCATCGGGATCTCCGCCGTCGCGGTGCTCGGCCTGCTCATGGCCTATCCGTTTCTCTACGAGCCGCTCGCGCGCCTCGCCGAGACCGATCGCGCGTGGCTGACGTTCCTTCGCACGCTGTTCTCCTCGGCAGCGCTCCTGGTTCCGACGACGCTCATGGGCGGGACGCTGCCGGCGCTCGAGCGTGCCGCGCCGGGTCGGCTCGCCGCGATCTACGGGATCAACACGCTCGGCGCGGTCGCGGGCGCCCTCGGCTCCGGCTTTCTCCTCCTTCCGGTCCTCGGGGTCCGGGCGACGATCTTCGCCGCGGTCGCCACGAACGCCGCCGTCGGCCTCGCCGCGATCGCGCTCGCCGCGCGGTTCAGGACCGGGGTTGCGGCTCCGTCACATGCTCTTGCGGAACTCGAGCTGACTCCCGTCGTCGTCGGGATCGGTGTCAGCGGCTTCTGCGCGCTCGGGTACGAGGTTCTGTGGACGCGGATGCTCACGCTCGTCCTGGGGACGTCGGTCTACGCCTTCACGATCATGCTCGCGGCGTTCCTGTTCGGCATCGGCCTCGGCAGCCATGCCGAAGCGTGGTTCAAGGCGAGGCCGCTGAGGGCGTTCGGGATCGTTCAGCTCGTGATCGGAGTGTCGGCGCTCGGCGTCACCTTCCTCATGCGCGACCTGCCGTCGCACGCCGTCCGCCTGCAGGGCGCCTTCTCGGGGACCGTCTCGACGGAATTCGCCGCGCGCCAGGCGGCGAGCTTCGCGATCGCGTTCGCCACCATGTCGGTCCCCGCGTTCTTCATGGGCGTCGCGTTCCCGCTTGCGGCGGAGAATGCGCCGGTGAGGCGCGTGCTCACCGTGAACACGGTCGGCGCGATCCTCGGAGCCGCGGCGAGCGGATTCGTCTTGATCCCGGCGTTCGGCATCGAGCGCGCGCTCCAGATGCTCGTGACCGTCAACCTGGGCGTCGGCGCCGTGGTGCTGACCCACGCCTGGCGCGGCAGGCCGGCGGCGCGCGCGGCGACCCTCGCGACGGCGGCGGTCGTGGCCGCGCTCGCCATCGTCCCTGGCTGGGGCCGAGCGTGGAACGAAAAGTACTTCGCGATCTTTCGCAATACGCAGCGCAACGCCTTCGACTCGGCCGAGCGGATCGAAGACGCCCTCGAGAACACCGACGTCCTCTACTACGCTGAGGGCGCGAACGAGATCATCAGCGTCATCCAGCCACGCGGCGGCTGGCAATCGTTCATCGTCAACGGCCGGCCGGAAGCGACGACATCGCCGATGGACATGCAGTGCCAGCGCACGCTCGGACATCTTCCGATGCTCCTCCACCCGCACCCGCGGCGCGTGTTCGTCCTCGGCACCGGCACCGGAATGACCCTCGGCGCGACGTCGGTCCACCCGGGAGTCGAATCGATCGTGCTCGCCGAGATCGAGCCGAAGGCCCTCGTGGCCGCACGCACGTTCGCTGCCTGGAACCACCGCGTTCTCGACGATCCGAGGCTCCGCATCGTCTTGAACGACGGCCGCAATTACCTCGCGACGACCGCCGAGACCTTCGATGTCGTCACCGCCGACCCGATCCATCCCTGGTCCGGCGGTGCGGCGTACCTCTACACCGCGGAGTATTTCCGCACCGTGGCGCGGCACCTGAACCCGGGCGGCATTGCGTGCCAGTGGCTGCCGATCTACGAGCTGACGCCGGCCGACCTCGCGATGGTCGTGCGCACGTTCACCGAGAGCTTCCCTCACACGATGATCTGGCTCACCCACTACGATGCGGAGATCGTCGGGGCGAACGCGCCGATCGTCCTCGACGAGGAAGCCCTGGCCCGGCGCCTCGCCGTTCCGGCGGTGGCCCAGGATCTCGCTGCAGTCGAGATGGGCACGGTCGACGACTTCCTGAGCTTCTTCCTCGCCGGCGACCGCGGCGCGCGCGCGTTCGCCGCCGCGGGGCGCGTCAACACCGACGACAACCTCGCACTCGAGTTCTCGGCCCCGCGCTCGATGGGCGTGGCGGAGATCATGGGAGACAACGTGCGGGCGCTCGCCGCGATCCGCGAGCCCGTTCCCGTCCCCGGTGCCACACGGCTCGACGAAGCGGCGAAACTCTACGATCCCGCGCACGCCCTCTTCCTCTGGGGCGAGTCGGACGGCGCCCCGTTCCAGGAGCTTCAAGCCAAGCTGGCGACGTCGTTCCCGGAGTACGCGCCGTTCCGCTTCCTCGAGAGGGAGGAGCGGGCGCGTCTCGCCGCGATTCCGCGGGCGATCGACGAGGCGACGTTCCGCGTGCGCACGCCCGTGGGCGCCACGCGGACGCTGACGGTGTCGGCGGTGACGATGCGGATCGGAGAGCGGCGTGCGGTCGCCATGTTCGTCGACAACGAGACGCACACGATCTTCGGCCAGCGTTACTTCGACGGCTCCGCGGAGACGCTCGACCGCGACGTCGCCGGCTTCGCCGGCACGACGCTCGGCGACTTCCGCGCTTCGTACGCGCGCCTCGGCGACGTACCGGCCGAGGCGGCGGTGGTCGACGCGTTCAAGTCCCGCCTCCGGTAA